One stretch of Saccharopolyspora erythraea DNA includes these proteins:
- a CDS encoding ATP-dependent Clp protease ATP-binding subunit: protein MFERFTERARRVVVLAQEEARTLNHNYIGTEHILLGLVHEGEGVAAKALESLGVSLEGVRGQVEETIGRGDQESPSGNIPFTPRGKKVLELSLREALQLGHNHIGTEHILLGLIREGEGVAAQVLVKLDADLDRVRREVNRLISGSGSEPEPAEAGARPQAATATTLDQFGTNLTQSARESKLDPMIGREKEIERIMQVLSRRTKNNPVLIGEAGVGKTAVVEGLAQKVVKGEVPETLKDKQLYTLDLGSLVAGSRYRGDFEERLKKVLKEIKTRGDIILFIDEIHTMVGAGATEGSVDAANLFKPMLARGELQTIGATTLEEYRKHVEKDPALERRFQPIQVAEPSAEDTVEILKGLRDRYEAHHRVTFTDEALVSAATLADRYINDRFLPDKAIDLIDEAGARMRIHRATTGEELDVVSEVDDEQIAEVLANWTGIPVFKLTEEETTRLLRMEDELHKRIIGQDDAVKAVSQAIRRTRAGLKDPKRPSGSFIFAGPSGVGKTELSKALAEFLFGDDDALVQIDMGEFHDRYTASRLFGAPPGYVGYEEGGQLTEKVRRKPFSVVLFDEIEKAHQEIYNTLLQVLEDGRLTDGQGRTVDFKNTVLIFTSNLGTQDISKAVGLGFSAGTDSESNYERMKSKVNEEMKKHFRPEFLNRIDDVIVFHQLTEGEIIQMVDLLGARVEKALKGKDMSLELTTLAKKLLAKRGFDPVLGARPLRRTIQREIEDRLSEKILFGEIEPGQIVIVDVEGWDGEGSDDKAHFTFRGETKPSLVPDAPPVDLAGSDS from the coding sequence ATGTTTGAAAGGTTCACCGAGCGCGCGAGGCGGGTGGTCGTCCTGGCCCAGGAAGAGGCCCGGACGCTGAACCACAACTACATCGGCACCGAGCACATCCTCCTGGGCCTGGTCCACGAGGGTGAGGGTGTCGCCGCCAAGGCGCTGGAGTCGCTGGGCGTCTCGCTGGAAGGCGTCCGCGGGCAGGTCGAGGAGACCATCGGCCGCGGCGACCAGGAGTCGCCCAGCGGGAACATCCCGTTCACCCCACGGGGCAAGAAGGTGCTGGAGCTGTCGCTGCGCGAGGCGCTGCAGCTGGGGCACAACCACATCGGGACCGAGCACATCCTGCTCGGCCTGATCCGCGAGGGCGAGGGCGTGGCCGCCCAGGTGCTGGTCAAGCTCGACGCGGACCTCGACCGGGTTCGCAGGGAGGTCAACCGGCTGATCTCGGGTTCGGGCAGCGAACCGGAGCCCGCGGAGGCGGGCGCACGCCCCCAGGCGGCGACCGCCACGACGCTGGACCAGTTCGGGACCAACCTCACCCAGAGCGCCCGCGAGTCCAAGCTCGACCCGATGATCGGTCGCGAGAAGGAGATCGAGCGGATCATGCAGGTCCTCTCGCGGCGCACCAAGAACAACCCGGTGCTCATCGGCGAGGCGGGCGTCGGCAAGACCGCCGTGGTCGAGGGCCTGGCGCAGAAGGTCGTCAAGGGCGAGGTGCCCGAGACGCTCAAGGACAAGCAGCTCTACACCCTCGACCTGGGTTCGCTGGTCGCTGGTTCGCGCTACCGCGGTGACTTCGAGGAGCGCCTGAAGAAGGTGCTCAAGGAGATCAAGACCCGCGGCGACATCATCCTGTTCATCGACGAGATCCACACGATGGTCGGCGCCGGGGCGACCGAGGGCTCGGTCGACGCGGCCAACCTGTTCAAGCCGATGCTGGCCCGCGGCGAGCTCCAGACGATCGGTGCGACCACGCTGGAGGAGTACCGCAAGCACGTCGAGAAGGACCCGGCCCTGGAGCGCCGCTTCCAGCCGATCCAGGTCGCCGAACCGTCCGCCGAGGACACCGTCGAGATCCTCAAGGGCCTGCGCGACCGCTACGAGGCGCACCACCGCGTGACCTTCACCGACGAAGCTCTGGTGTCGGCGGCGACGCTGGCCGACCGCTACATCAACGACCGCTTCCTGCCGGACAAGGCGATCGACCTGATCGACGAGGCCGGCGCCCGGATGCGCATCCACCGCGCCACGACCGGCGAGGAGCTGGACGTGGTGTCCGAGGTGGATGACGAGCAGATCGCCGAGGTGCTGGCGAACTGGACGGGTATCCCGGTGTTCAAGCTCACCGAGGAGGAGACCACGCGTCTGCTCCGCATGGAGGACGAGCTGCACAAGCGGATCATCGGCCAGGACGACGCGGTCAAGGCGGTCTCGCAGGCGATCCGGCGCACCCGTGCCGGGCTCAAGGACCCGAAGCGGCCGTCGGGGTCGTTCATCTTCGCCGGCCCGTCCGGTGTCGGTAAGACCGAGCTGTCCAAGGCGCTGGCGGAGTTCCTGTTCGGCGACGACGACGCGCTGGTGCAGATCGACATGGGCGAGTTCCACGACCGCTACACCGCCTCGCGGCTGTTCGGTGCCCCTCCGGGCTACGTCGGCTACGAGGAGGGCGGTCAGCTCACCGAGAAGGTGCGCCGCAAGCCGTTCTCGGTGGTGCTGTTCGACGAGATCGAGAAGGCCCACCAGGAGATCTACAACACCCTGCTGCAGGTGCTGGAGGACGGCCGCCTGACCGATGGTCAGGGCCGCACGGTGGACTTCAAGAACACGGTGCTGATCTTCACCTCGAACCTGGGCACCCAGGACATCTCCAAGGCCGTGGGCCTGGGCTTCTCCGCCGGCACCGACTCCGAGTCGAACTACGAGCGGATGAAGAGCAAGGTCAACGAGGAGATGAAGAAGCACTTCCGGCCGGAGTTCCTCAACCGCATCGACGACGTGATCGTGTTCCACCAGCTCACCGAGGGCGAGATCATCCAGATGGTCGACCTGCTGGGCGCGCGGGTGGAAAAGGCCCTCAAGGGCAAGGACATGTCGCTGGAGCTGACCACGCTGGCCAAGAAGCTGCTGGCCAAGCGCGGGTTCGACCCGGTGCTGGGGGCCCGGCCGCTGCGCCGGACCATCCAGCGCGAGATCGAGGACAGGCTCTCGGAGAAGATCCTGTTCGGCGAGATCGAGCCGGGCCAGATCGTGATCGTCGACGTCGAGGGCTGGGACGGCGAGGGCTCCGACGACAAGGCCCACTTCACCTTCCGCGGTGAGACCAAGCCGTCGCTGGTGCCCGACGCCCCACCGGTCGACCTCGCCGGCTCCGACAGCTGA